Proteins from one Ipomoea triloba cultivar NCNSP0323 chromosome 1, ASM357664v1 genomic window:
- the LOC116001054 gene encoding LEAF RUST 10 DISEASE-RESISTANCE LOCUS RECEPTOR-LIKE PROTEIN KINASE-like 2.7, which translates to MALSMLSFMYYCQILLLFLLIHPLEAVPSIIPLNGTCSERCGALSVKFPFGSSYGCGHPAFARYIKCSDGVLQFSSGTGIYTISSIDYSSGVMVVTDPFMSTCSSMQNSGSFTLDRGSPFSIMPENIFALLGCSTTSAVFDPKQDLCDSGSGLNVCRGLYSCKGVTGIGLEPNAPISTCCVYNPPVPLGSGNGLDLPKLQCSSYSTIYGFGGDEGDPMKWQYGISLQFNNSYSSDACKNCEDSGGFCGFSGSDESFSCTCRNGVNTTVNCFGRGYAWSGTWRHKIQTKVYIGGFLFLWMMFFI; encoded by the exons ATGGCTTTGTCAATGTTGTCCTTTATGTATTACTGCCAGATTTTGCTATTGTTCCTGCTAATTCACCCGCTTGAGGCGGTTCCAAGTATCATTCCGCTAAATGGCACTTGCTCAGAAAGATGTGGCGCCCTTTCTGTCAAGTTTCCTTTTGGTTCTAGTTATGGCTGTGGACATCCGGCCTTTGCTAGATACATCAAATGCAGCGATGGGGTGCTCCAGTTCTCCTCTGGCACCGGGATTTACACAATATCGTCAATTGACTATTCGAGTGGTGTTATGGTGGTCACAGACCCCTTCATGTCAACTTGTTCCTCAATGCAGAATTCCGGGAGCTTTACACTCGATCGTGGAAGTCCTTTCAGCATAATGCCAGAGAACATTTTCGCTTTGCTTGGATGCTCTACTACATCTGCAGTGTTTGATCCAAAGCAGGATTTATGCGATTCGGGCTCAGGTTTGAATGTGTGCAGAGGCCTGTATTCTTGCAAAGGGGTGACAGGGATTGGTTTGGAACCAAACGCGCCAATATCTACTTGTTGTGTGTATAATCCTCCGGTTCCATTAGGCTCGGGCAATGGTTTGGATCTCCCTAAGCTCCAATGCTCATCTTATTCAACAATATATGGATTCGGGGGAGATGAAGGCGATCCGATGAAATGGCAGTATGGGATTTCTTTGCAGTTCAACAACTCGTATTCTTCTGATGCATGCAAGAACTGTGAAGATAGTGGTGGCTTCTGCGGGTTTTCTGGTTCTGATGAGTCCTTCTCTTGCACTTGCCGGAATGGAGTTAACACCACAGTCAATTGTTTTGGCAGAG GATATGCTTGGAGTGGGACATGGAGAcacaaaattcaaacaaaagTGTACATTGGAG GGTTCTTGTTCTTATGGATGATGTTTTTCATTTAA
- the LOC116026848 gene encoding argininosuccinate synthase, chloroplastic: MAQLQAISSCSRINPTFRGSVTKGSYRFDEKPSYSWKSTSVLEIGAKASDFLGHSIVQRNLKLALPRSNYAIQAVLTSDTDKHTTTAAAAEKQVCKKLNKVVLAYSGGLDTSVIVPWLRENYGCEVVCFTADVGQGDMELEGLEEKAKASGACQLVVKDLKEEFVKDYIFPCLRAGAIYERKYLLGTSMARPVIAKAMVDVAREVGADAVSHGCTGKGNDQVRFELTFFALNPELSVVAPWREWDIRGREDAIEYAKKHNVPVPVTKKSIYSRDRNLWHLSHEGDILEDPANEPKKDMYMMSVDPEDAPDKPEYVNIGIVAGLPVSVNGKELSPATLLSHLNEIGGKHGIGRIDMVENRLVGMKSRGVYETPGGTILFTAVRELESLTIGREAMQRKDSIALDYAELVYAGRWFDPLRESYDAFMKEITKTTTGSVTLKLYKGSVTVTGRQSPYSLYRQDISSFESGELYNQADAAGFIRLYGLPMRVRAMLEKGL; encoded by the exons ATGGCTCAGCTTCAGGCCATTTCTTCGTGTTCTCGCATTAATCCGACTTTCCGAGGATCAGTGACCAAAG GTTCATATAGATTTGATGAAAAACCAAGTTATTCATGGAAGTCGACTTCAGTGCTAGAG ATTGGAGCAAAAGCAAGTGATTTTCTTGGTCATTCTATTGTCCAGAGAAACTTGAAGTTAGCTTTGCCTCGTAGTAATTATG CCATCCAGGCAGTCTTGACAAGTGATACTGATAAGCATACAactactgctgctgctgctgaaaAACAAGTTTGTAAAAAATTGAACAAAGTAGTTCTTGCTTATAGTGGTGGTCTGGACACTTCTGTTATTGTTCCTTGGCTAAG GGAAAATTATGGCTGTGAGGTTGTTTGTTTCACTGCAGATGTTGGCCAA GGGGATATGGAATTGGAAGGCTTGGAAGAGAAAGCCAAGGCTAGTGGAGCTTGTCAATTGGTTGTGAAGGATTTGAAGGAGGAATTTGTGAAGGATTATATATTTCCATGCCTACGTGCTGGCGCTATCTACGAGAGGAAGTACTTGCTTGGAACCTCAATGGCACGCCCTGTCATTGCAAAG GCAATGGTTGATGTTGCTAGAGAAGTTGGAGCTGATGCTGTTTCTCATGGATGCACAGGGAAGGGAAATGACCAG GTTCGCTTTGAGCTTACCTTCTTTGCTCTGAATCCCGAACTTAGTGTTGTTGCTCCCTGGAGAGAGTGGGACATTAGGGGAAGAGAAGATGCTATTGAATATGCAAAGAAACATAATGTTCCTGTACCTGTGACAAAGAAGTCCATCTATAGCAGAGACAGGAACCTTTGGCATCTTAGTCATGAG GGGGATATTCTGGAGGATCCTGCAAATGAGCCAAAGAAGGATATGTACATGATGTCGGTTGACCCAGAAGATGCTCCTGATAAGCCCGA GTATGTAAACATTGGGATAGTTGCTGGGCTTCCTGTTTCAGTCAATGGAAAGGAGCTATCCCCTGCAACCCTTCTTTCTCATCTAAATGAAATTGGTGGGAAACATGGAATTGGCCGTATAGATATGGTTGAGAACCGGCTTGTTGGAATGAAAAGCCGAGGAGTGTATGAAACTCCAGGGGGTACAATCCTCTTTACAGCTGTGCGTGAGTTGGAGTCCCTAACAATTGGCCGTGAAGCAATGCAAAGGAAGGATTCCATTGCGCTCGACTATGCTGAGCTTGTATATGCAGGCAGGTGGTTTGATCCACTTCGTGAGTCATATGACGCTTTCATGAAGGAAATTACAAAGACGACAACTGGATCGGTGACACTCAAACTCTACAAGGGGTCGGTTACAGTGACAGGTCGTCAAAGTCCCTACAGTTTGTACAGGCAAGATATCTCATCATTTGAGAGCGGGGAACTTTACAACCAGGCCGATGCAGCAGGATTTATTAGGCTGTATGGACTCCCCATGAGGGTTCGAGCAATGCTTGAAAAGGGTCTCTAG